One genomic window of Evansella cellulosilytica DSM 2522 includes the following:
- a CDS encoding nuclease-related domain-containing protein, with protein sequence MMLNERLKSTNHQVLAALSPRMTLPKDSYIYFNNLKKGYEGECKFDELCEKYLPPEWFVLRNLHYTLKGTDFQIDSILISQYNLILVDIKNFENDYYIKDGNWYTLSQHQISNPIAQKERIAILFQDLLNHFSSNLLVETYLLFINPAFTLYQAPIDSSLILPTQINRFMKTLNEKPIKLSESHHKLAEFLLSNQTSDKKHKCIPEHRYDMLKKGITCEVCNNFMKLSSKRSYLKCTSCGCEEKVEKAFIRNVLQYRVLFPEKAITTNNLVDWCEVLSDRTVSGLLRSNYKFIGHGKSVQYLV encoded by the coding sequence ATGATGCTTAATGAGCGTCTGAAATCAACGAACCACCAGGTTTTAGCTGCACTGAGTCCACGAATGACATTGCCCAAGGATAGCTATATTTACTTTAACAATTTAAAGAAAGGCTATGAGGGCGAATGCAAGTTTGATGAATTGTGTGAAAAATACTTACCTCCTGAGTGGTTTGTCCTTAGAAATTTGCACTACACGCTAAAAGGAACAGATTTCCAAATCGACTCAATACTAATTAGTCAATATAACCTGATTCTAGTTGATATTAAGAACTTCGAAAACGATTATTATATTAAAGATGGAAATTGGTATACACTCTCGCAACATCAGATTAGTAATCCAATCGCACAAAAAGAAAGAATAGCAATTTTATTTCAAGATCTCTTGAATCATTTTTCGTCTAACTTGTTAGTCGAGACTTATCTTCTCTTTATTAACCCTGCCTTTACTTTATACCAAGCCCCAATTGATTCATCTCTTATACTACCAACACAAATAAACCGATTTATGAAAACGCTAAATGAAAAGCCTATAAAACTAAGTGAATCCCATCATAAGCTAGCTGAATTTTTACTAAGTAACCAAACATCAGATAAAAAACATAAATGTATTCCAGAACATCGTTATGACATGCTAAAAAAGGGGATTACATGTGAAGTGTGTAACAATTTTATGAAGCTATCATCAAAACGCAGTTATTTAAAATGTACAAGCTGTGGGTGTGAGGAAAAAGTAGAAAAAGCATTTATAAGAAACGTCTTACAATATCGAGTATTGTTCCCTGAAAAAGCAATAACAACGAATAATTTAGTTGATTGGTGTGAGGTTTTGTCAGATAGAACAGTTAGTGGTTTGTTAAGATCAAATTATAAGTTTATAGGTCATGGGAAATCTGTTCAATACTTAGTTTAA
- the cydS gene encoding cytochrome bd oxidase small subunit CydS translates to MDMTTFLIMVAPPLLLVACVVLVFVWATFAKEPAFVREAQEQAELQEDTNEASSS, encoded by the coding sequence ATGGATATGACTACATTTTTAATCATGGTTGCTCCACCACTTTTATTAGTTGCCTGTGTCGTTCTCGTTTTTGTCTGGGCAACTTTCGCAAAAGAACCCGCTTTCGTAAGAGAAGCTCAAGAGCAAGCTGAATTACAAGAAGATACAAATGAAGCTTCTAGTTCTTGA
- a CDS encoding cytochrome d ubiquinol oxidase subunit II has product MDYEIIGITVLWTFLYGYLIVASIDFGAGFFSYYTKITKKNHITHNIIQRYLSPVWEVTNVFLVFFFIGIVGFFPSTAYYYGTALLIPGSVAIILIAIRGSYYAFATYGAKDSNFYSFLYGATGLLIPASLSTVLTISEGGYVSVEDGKVQLLYGELFTSLYSWGVVILAIVSVLFISASFLTYYASRAKDLDALELLRKYALVWAFPAIIMGVVVFFLLGNQNPEHYQNMLDIWWVFAVSFINFAIATYLIWKRKNYGTAFILVMLQYFTAFYGYGISHFPYLLYPYLTIYDGFTNETMAIALIIAFIAGLLLLIPSLYLLMRLFLFDADYVKGKK; this is encoded by the coding sequence ATGGATTACGAGATTATAGGTATTACGGTCCTTTGGACATTTCTTTATGGCTATTTAATCGTAGCGTCGATTGATTTCGGCGCTGGGTTCTTTAGCTACTATACAAAAATTACGAAGAAAAACCATATTACACACAACATTATTCAGCGTTATTTATCTCCTGTTTGGGAAGTGACAAACGTATTTTTAGTATTCTTCTTTATCGGTATTGTCGGTTTTTTCCCAAGCACTGCTTATTATTATGGAACCGCACTTTTGATTCCGGGAAGTGTAGCAATCATACTAATAGCTATTAGAGGTTCATACTATGCCTTTGCAACCTACGGAGCTAAAGATAGCAATTTCTACTCGTTTCTTTACGGTGCGACTGGCCTTTTAATTCCCGCTTCTTTATCTACTGTGTTAACGATTTCCGAAGGTGGATATGTTAGTGTCGAGGATGGAAAGGTTCAGCTCCTATATGGTGAGTTGTTTACGAGCCTTTACTCTTGGGGCGTAGTTATTTTAGCCATTGTCAGTGTGCTATTTATATCAGCAAGCTTTTTAACGTACTATGCATCAAGAGCAAAAGACTTAGATGCACTCGAATTATTGCGTAAATACGCACTCGTCTGGGCATTTCCAGCGATCATTATGGGAGTTGTTGTATTCTTCCTACTAGGTAATCAAAACCCAGAGCATTATCAAAATATGCTAGACATTTGGTGGGTATTTGCCGTTTCCTTTATTAATTTTGCAATTGCCACTTACTTGATTTGGAAACGTAAAAATTACGGTACTGCTTTTATACTCGTGATGCTTCAATACTTCACGGCATTTTACGGCTATGGGATTTCACATTTTCCATACTTACTGTACCCGTACTTGACTATCTACGATGGATTTACGAATGAAACGATGGCTATTGCATTAATCATTGCTTTTATAGCTGGATTGCTTTTATTAATTCCGTCGCTTTACCTGCTCATGAGGTTATTCTTATTTGATGCCGACTACGTTAAAGGAAAAAAATAG